The following coding sequences are from one Chelonoidis abingdonii isolate Lonesome George chromosome 4, CheloAbing_2.0, whole genome shotgun sequence window:
- the LOC116825107 gene encoding uncharacterized protein LOC116825107 isoform X2 — MDLDGTASGISEAEEHQSPGQGEAREDHNRLEEQADGDPDAVRGSLNVQDGTQTGEDPATWAEPGRGPSGSSEHRSLERTQLRQKPHCCPDCGKAFSWNSHLIQHQRVHTGQRPYKCPDCGKGFTQSSDLITHQRTHTGEKPHRCHQCGKCFSVSSGLARHRRVHTGERPYKCPECGKSFGRNSNLLTHQRTHTGERPYQCGECGQCFSLSSTLAKHRRLHTGERPYTCADCGQCFSLGSTLALHRRSLHTGERPYQCTDCGKRFSRSSNLATHRRSLHTNDRPYSCAECGKGFGRSSDLLAHQRSHSEERPYHCAQCGKGFGRRSNLLAHQRSHTGERPFPCRECGRCFSRRSDLVSHCRTHTGERPYLCAQCPKSFGQSADLLTHQHTHTGERPYRCHQCGQSFSLSSNLLAHRRVHTGERPYHCAQCGRGFTRTGNLLAHQRRQHAVGETT; from the coding sequence ATGGATCTGGATGGGACCGCCTCAGGAATCTCTGAAGCTGAGGAACACCAGAGTCCTGGGCAGGGAGAAGCCCGCGAGGATCACAACAGGTTGGAAGAGCAGGCAGATGGCGATCCTGATGCTGTCAGGGGAAGTTTAAATGTCCAGGATGGCACCCAGACAGGGGAGGATCCAGCCACATGGGCTGAGCCAGGGAGAggccccagtgggagctcagaaCATAGGTCCCTGGAAAGAACCCAGCTGCGGCAAAAGCCCCATTGCTGCCCTGACTGTGGGAAGGCATTCAGCTGGAACTCCCACCTCATTCAGCACCAGCGGGTTCACACAGGGCAGaggccctacaaatgtcctgactGCGGGAAGGGCTTCACCCAGAGCTCAGACCTCATTACCCACCAGAGAACTCACACAGGCGAAAAACCGCACCGCTGCCACCAGTGTGGAAAATGCTTCAGTGTCAGCTCGGGGCTGGCCCGGCATCGGCGCGTCCACACTGGGGAGCGCCCCTACAAGTGCCctgagtgtgggaagagctttgGTCGCAATTCCAACCTGCTGACCCACCAGCGCACACACACAGGGGAACGCCCGTACCAGTGTGGGGAATGCGGGCAGTGCTTCAGCCTCAGCTCCACCCTTGCCAAGCACCGGCGGCTGCACACAGGGGAACGCCCCTACACCTGTGCCGACTGCGGGCAGTGCTTCAGCCTGGGCTCCACCCTGGCACTGCACCGGCGCAGCCTGCACACGGGTGAGCGCCCCTACCAGTGCACTGACTGCGGCAAGCGCTTCAGCCGTAGCTCCAACCTGGCCACGCACCGCCGCAGCCTGCACACAAATGACCGGCCCTACAGCTGTGCTGAGTGTGGCAAAGGGTTTGGTCGCAGCTCAGACTTGCTGGCCCACCAGCGCAGCCACTCCGAGGAGCGGCCCTATCACTGTGCTCAGTGTGGCAAGGGGTTCGGCCGCCGCTCCAATCTCCTGGCGCATCAGCGCAGCCACACTGGGGAGCGGCCCTTCCCGTGCAGGGAGTGTGGGAGATGCTTCAGCCGGCGCTCTGACCTCGTCAGCCACTGCAGGACCcacaccggggagcggccctACCTGTGCGCCCAGTGCCCCAAGAGCTTTGGGCAGAGCGCCGACCTGCTAACCCACCAGCACACCCACACTGGGGAGCGACCCTACCGCTGCCACCAATGTGGCCAGAGCTTCAGCCTTAGCTCCAACCTCCTGGCCCATCGCAGGGTCCACACCGGGGAAAGGCCCTACCACTGTGcccagtgtgggaggggatttACCCGCACCGGCAACCTCCTGGCACATCAGCGGCGGCAGCACGCAGTGGGAGAGACCACCTGA